In Actinomadura citrea, a single window of DNA contains:
- a CDS encoding DUF899 family protein, with product MSDDEPEIPPMWPVGTSQEYIDARIELAKAERLLRDRVEEVAAARRRMPGGAVLGDYTLTEGPADLEKDEPTGSVSLRDLFGDHETLVVYHLMYHPDDQAACPMCSMWVDGFNGVAAHLAQHTAFAVVGKAPLPMLRAWARRRGWDEVRILSSHGTAFNADMHAERPDGAQRPMISVLAREDGRVRHFYTLPADFLDGAQRGIDLLSPVWNVLDLLPGGRGDWYAGNAYAGRD from the coding sequence ATGAGCGACGACGAGCCGGAGATCCCGCCGATGTGGCCCGTGGGGACGAGCCAGGAGTACATCGACGCGCGGATCGAACTGGCGAAGGCCGAAAGGCTGCTGCGCGACCGGGTCGAGGAGGTCGCGGCGGCGCGGCGCCGGATGCCCGGGGGCGCGGTGCTCGGTGACTACACCCTCACCGAGGGCCCGGCGGACCTGGAGAAGGACGAGCCGACCGGGTCGGTCTCCCTCCGCGACCTGTTCGGCGACCACGAGACCCTGGTCGTCTACCACCTCATGTACCACCCCGACGACCAGGCGGCCTGCCCGATGTGCTCGATGTGGGTGGACGGCTTCAACGGGGTCGCCGCGCACCTGGCGCAGCACACCGCCTTCGCGGTCGTCGGCAAGGCGCCACTGCCGATGCTGCGCGCCTGGGCGCGGCGAAGGGGGTGGGACGAGGTACGCATCCTGTCCAGTCACGGCACGGCCTTCAACGCCGACATGCACGCCGAGCGCCCGGACGGGGCGCAGCGGCCCATGATCAGCGTCCTGGCCCGCGAGGACGGGCGGGTACGCCACTTCTACACGCTGCCGGCCGACTTCCTCGACGGCGCCCAGCGCGGCATCGACCTGCTCTCCCCGGTCTGGAACGTGCTCGACCTGCTGCCCGGCGGCCGCGGCGACTGGTACGCCGGAAACGCGTACGCCGGGCGCGACTGA
- a CDS encoding DNA alkylation repair protein, with translation MAETAVAEVMAELAELEDPKAREVNEKRGDDHGVNLSKLRALAKRLKTQQDLARELWKTDDSSARLLATLICRPKAFERDELDAMLRGARTPKVQNWLVNYVVKKSPHSEELRLAWLDDADPAIAGAGWALTTERVMRKPDGLDLDKLLDIIEAEMKAAPERLQWAMNDCLGNIGIKHEEHRARAIEIGERLEVLKDYPTPPNCTSPFVPIWINEVVGRKKSK, from the coding sequence ATGGCCGAGACGGCGGTGGCCGAGGTGATGGCCGAGCTGGCCGAACTGGAGGACCCCAAGGCACGCGAGGTGAACGAGAAGCGCGGTGACGACCACGGCGTGAACCTCAGCAAGCTGCGGGCGCTCGCGAAACGGCTGAAGACGCAGCAGGACCTCGCGCGCGAGCTGTGGAAGACCGATGACAGTTCGGCGAGGCTGCTGGCGACGCTGATCTGCCGCCCGAAGGCGTTCGAGCGCGACGAACTGGACGCCATGCTGCGCGGGGCGCGCACCCCCAAGGTGCAGAACTGGCTCGTGAACTACGTGGTGAAGAAGAGCCCCCACTCCGAAGAACTGCGCCTGGCGTGGCTCGACGACGCGGATCCGGCGATCGCCGGCGCCGGCTGGGCGCTGACCACCGAGCGCGTGATGCGCAAGCCCGACGGCCTCGACCTCGACAAGCTGCTCGACATCATCGAGGCGGAGATGAAGGCCGCGCCGGAGCGCCTGCAGTGGGCGATGAACGACTGCCTGGGCAACATCGGGATCAAACACGAGGAGCACCGCGCCCGCGCGATCGAGATCGGCGAGCGCCTTGAGGTGCTCAAGGACTACCCCACTCCCCCGAACT
- a CDS encoding cytochrome P450 produces MTTQPAAAAGAFPVPRACPFSLPPEYERLRTGRRAVRARMAGGNSAWLVARHEDARKVLSDPRMSVDRRREGFPRFAPVTEEERQASFRAFRPPMNWMDPPEHTAARRSVRAEFSPARTEALRPRVQEIVDRRLDLMADAPRPVDLVRELAAPVPSLVICELLGVPYSVHGHFEERTGRMFSHATPAAERTRAAHEIRSLLAELVADKEREPPDDLLGRLIVRGRREGAADREAVVSMAFVLLVAGHSTTADMIALGVLTLLEHPDQLASMVADPARTPLAVDELLRYLTVVNASTARTALADVEVGGVTVRAGEGVVVLGPAANRDPEVFERPDEFDVGRGGGRHLAFGAGRHRCLGHRLARMELQIVFDALFRRFPGLRLAVPFGALSFKEKANIYGVRELPVTW; encoded by the coding sequence ATGACGACGCAACCCGCGGCCGCCGCCGGCGCCTTCCCCGTTCCGCGCGCGTGCCCGTTCAGCCTGCCTCCGGAGTACGAGCGCCTGCGAACGGGCAGGCGCGCGGTCCGCGCCCGCATGGCCGGGGGGAACTCGGCGTGGCTGGTCGCGCGGCACGAGGACGCGCGGAAGGTCCTCAGTGATCCGAGGATGAGCGTCGATCGCCGTCGCGAGGGGTTCCCCCGGTTCGCCCCGGTCACCGAGGAGGAGCGGCAGGCGTCCTTCCGCGCCTTCCGGCCGCCGATGAACTGGATGGACCCGCCCGAGCACACGGCCGCCCGGCGGTCCGTCCGCGCCGAGTTCTCACCCGCCCGGACCGAGGCGCTGCGCCCGCGCGTCCAGGAGATCGTCGACCGGCGGCTGGACCTGATGGCGGACGCCCCGCGCCCGGTCGACCTGGTGCGCGAACTCGCGGCCCCGGTGCCGTCGCTGGTGATCTGCGAGCTCCTCGGCGTGCCCTACTCCGTGCACGGCCACTTCGAGGAGCGCACCGGGCGGATGTTCAGCCACGCCACCCCGGCCGCGGAGCGCACCCGGGCGGCGCACGAGATCCGGTCCCTGCTGGCCGAACTGGTGGCCGACAAGGAGCGCGAGCCTCCCGACGACCTCCTCGGGCGCCTCATCGTCCGGGGGCGGCGGGAGGGCGCGGCCGATCGCGAGGCGGTCGTGAGCATGGCGTTCGTGCTGCTCGTCGCCGGGCACTCCACCACCGCCGACATGATCGCGCTCGGCGTCCTGACCCTGCTCGAACATCCGGACCAGCTCGCGTCGATGGTCGCCGACCCCGCCAGGACGCCGCTCGCCGTCGACGAGCTGCTGCGGTACCTGACGGTCGTCAACGCCTCGACCGCGCGGACGGCGCTGGCGGACGTCGAGGTGGGCGGCGTCACGGTGCGCGCGGGGGAGGGCGTGGTCGTGCTGGGCCCGGCCGCCAACCGCGACCCGGAGGTGTTCGAGCGCCCGGACGAGTTCGACGTCGGGCGCGGCGGCGGGCGGCACCTGGCGTTCGGCGCCGGCCGGCACCGGTGCCTCGGGCACCGCCTCGCGAGGATGGAGTTGCAGATCGTGTTCGACGCCCTCTTCCGCCGCTTCCCGGGCCTGCGGCTGGCGGTCCCGTTCGGCGCGCTGTCGTTCAAGGAGAAGGCGAACATCTACGGGGTGCGCGAGCTCCCGGTCACCTGGTGA